The following coding sequences are from one Wenzhouxiangella sp. AB-CW3 window:
- a CDS encoding IS4 family transposase yields MNIGKTLFAQIMDFLPWKTFHRTVDRYDGNRRVRTLSCAEQFRCMAFAQLTYRESLRDIEACLQVQSAKLYHMGFRQPIRRATLADANESRDWRIYGDYAQHLIAQARSLYVDESISSGLPDTVYALDSTTIDLCLSMFPWAPFRTAKAAVKLHTLLDLRGSIPSFIHISDGKLHDVNVLDLLIPEAGSFYVMDRAYLDYARLFNLAQAGAFFVIRAKSNLDFRRVYSAATDRQAGLICDQTIALCGQRPSKYYPQHLRRIRFKDPETGKTLVFLTNQFQLPALTICALYKSRWQVELFFKWIKQNLRIKCFFGRSENAVKTQIWIAVSTYVLIAIIKKRLDLDISLHAMLQIISITVFEKTQLKQAVTIDRSDLDQIKDGNQLNLFGF; encoded by the coding sequence ATGAACATCGGCAAGACGCTTTTTGCTCAGATTATGGATTTCCTTCCCTGGAAGACTTTCCACCGCACCGTCGACCGATACGACGGCAACCGGCGAGTGCGAACTCTGAGCTGCGCCGAACAGTTCCGCTGTATGGCCTTTGCCCAGCTGACCTACCGCGAGAGCCTGCGGGACATCGAAGCCTGTCTCCAGGTTCAGTCTGCAAAGCTTTACCACATGGGCTTTCGCCAGCCGATTCGTCGAGCAACTCTTGCCGATGCAAACGAGTCGCGAGATTGGAGAATTTACGGCGACTATGCCCAGCATCTGATTGCACAAGCGAGAAGCCTCTATGTCGACGAATCCATAAGCTCGGGTCTTCCCGATACGGTTTACGCACTCGACTCAACCACCATCGACCTATGTCTGTCGATGTTCCCATGGGCACCATTTCGCACGGCAAAAGCGGCAGTCAAACTTCATACCCTGCTGGATCTGCGCGGATCGATTCCCAGCTTCATTCATATCTCCGACGGCAAGCTGCACGACGTCAATGTTCTAGACTTGCTGATTCCGGAGGCAGGTTCGTTTTACGTGATGGATCGGGCCTACCTGGACTATGCTCGACTATTCAATCTGGCCCAGGCCGGCGCCTTCTTTGTAATCCGGGCCAAATCAAACCTGGACTTCCGGCGGGTCTATTCTGCTGCTACAGATCGGCAAGCTGGGCTGATCTGCGACCAAACTATTGCGCTCTGCGGCCAGCGTCCAAGCAAGTACTATCCTCAACACTTGAGACGCATTCGCTTCAAGGACCCGGAAACCGGAAAGACCCTGGTATTTCTCACCAATCAGTTCCAACTCCCGGCTCTTACGATCTGCGCGTTGTACAAAAGCCGGTGGCAGGTCGAGCTGTTCTTCAAGTGGATCAAGCAAAATCTCCGTATCAAGTGCTTCTTCGGCCGATCGGAGAACGCAGTCAAGACACAAATTTGGATTGCTGTGTCGACCTATGTGCTGATCGCCATCATCAAAAAGCGTTTGGACCTCGATATTTCGCTGCACGCAATGCTACAGATTATCTCCATAACTGTATTTGAAAAAACACAGTTGAAACAGGCGGTTACGATCGACCGAAGCGATCTGGATCAGATCAAAGACGGTAACCAATTGAATCTATTCGGCTTTTAA